From one Thunnus maccoyii chromosome 6, fThuMac1.1, whole genome shotgun sequence genomic stretch:
- the LOC121898843 gene encoding diablo homolog, mitochondrial-like, with protein sequence MAALRRWAGCLNFLRSSSRVLFSSRKPAVHKLGKWTNILYTSIASLTVGGGLCAVPFTQVDNLSHDSLIRRAASLVTGSSSTFLSQTTLALIDAITEYSKAVHTLVALQRRYVASLGKLTAAEEDSIWQVIIGQRAEVSDRQDECRRFESTWVNAVKLCETAAEAAYTSGAEQASITVQTNIQVAQSQVEEARKLSQDADKKLAETKVMEVERMSQHAASLESNNDEEDMPEAYLRED encoded by the exons ATGGCAGCGCTCCGGAGGTGGGCGGGTTGCCTCAATTTCTTAAG GAGTTCTTCTCGTGTCCTGTTCAGCAGCAGGAAACCTGCAGTCCACAAACTGGGAAAATGGACAAATATTCTGTACACCAGTATAGCATCTCTAACCGTGGGCGGTGGGCTCTGTGCTGTCCCTTTCACACAG GTGGATAATCTTTCTCATGATTCTCTTATCAGACGAGCAGCCTCTCTGGTTACAGGCAGTTCGAgcacttttctctctcagacCACCTTAGCACTCATAGATGCCATCACAGAGTATTCAAAG GCTGTGCACACACTCGTTGCTCTCCAAAGACGCTATGTAGCCTCCCTGGGAAAACtgactgcagcagaggaggattCCATCTGGCAAGTGATCATTGGCCAGCGAGCGGAG GTTAGTGACAGACAAGATGAATGCAGGCGTTTCGAGTCAACCTGGGTCAACGCCGTCAAGTTGtgtgaaacagcagctgaggctgcGTACACGTCAG GAGCTGAGCAGGCGTCCATCACAGTGCAGACAAACATTCAGGTGGCCCAATCCCAGGTGGAAGAAGCACGGAAACTCTCACAAGACGCAGATAAGAAGTTGGCTGAGACTAAAGTGATGGAGGTTGAACGGATGTCTCAACACGCTGCCTCCTTAGAGAGTAATAATGATGAGGAAGACATGCCTGAGGCATATCTCCGAGAGGACTGA